From Pseudanabaena sp. PCC 6802, one genomic window encodes:
- a CDS encoding MFS transporter: MKSQETPSEQLSFSTKLTYGAGYLAIAAPSTIQALFFLYFLTNIAGLNASLAGMVLLIGRVWDAINDPLVGWLSDRTQSRWGTRSHWILWGVIPFGIFFAMLWVVPNFGLGFDSRQNSLFWYYAIVSILFDTAFTAITVPYQALAPGLTQSYTERTSLSSIQSMFTIGGSIVSLVLARTIFSIVANSTLQYQLVGGVFAGFAVLVMYFSALRIRRQVKTEQSSEQPVPSIGHTFRSQLHLILQNRSFLCVVGIYFFSNLAINVMLTTTPYFIVNWMRLSDRIVTQVVLAAQVAIVLTLVVWNAARYRVDKRVIYSIGIPIAILAQIGMFFLQPGQVVWLYALSVLRGIGASVVLLVPFSMLPDVVDLDELLHGQRREGIFYGFMTQFQKFGAAIALFGVGKSLDWAGFVSNVAGQQVLAQPDAALWVIRLIFGPATALLLGLSLVLAYFYPITRQDHAIICLKLSQRN, from the coding sequence ATGAAATCTCAAGAAACACCATCAGAGCAACTAAGTTTTAGTACGAAATTAACCTATGGAGCTGGATACTTAGCGATCGCGGCTCCCTCTACAATCCAAGCACTATTTTTTCTGTATTTCCTGACAAATATAGCGGGTTTAAACGCGTCTTTAGCTGGAATGGTGTTGCTGATTGGTAGAGTTTGGGATGCTATTAACGATCCGTTGGTTGGATGGTTGAGCGATCGCACTCAGTCTCGTTGGGGGACTCGATCTCACTGGATTTTGTGGGGTGTGATTCCTTTTGGCATTTTCTTTGCAATGCTCTGGGTCGTTCCTAATTTTGGTCTCGGCTTCGACTCCCGCCAGAATAGCCTATTTTGGTACTACGCGATTGTTTCTATCCTATTCGATACTGCTTTTACAGCGATTACAGTGCCATACCAAGCTCTTGCACCTGGGCTTACCCAGAGCTACACGGAGCGTACCAGTTTGAGTAGCATCCAGTCTATGTTCACGATCGGTGGATCGATCGTATCTTTAGTGTTAGCCCGAACAATTTTCTCAATTGTCGCTAACTCTACTCTTCAGTATCAGTTAGTGGGTGGGGTATTTGCAGGGTTTGCTGTACTGGTGATGTATTTCAGCGCGCTGAGAATCCGCAGACAGGTTAAAACAGAGCAGTCAAGCGAGCAACCCGTTCCTTCTATAGGACACACTTTTCGTTCGCAGTTGCATCTAATTCTCCAAAACCGCTCGTTTTTGTGTGTGGTTGGCATCTATTTTTTTTCCAACTTAGCGATCAACGTGATGCTGACCACCACACCCTACTTCATCGTGAATTGGATGAGGCTATCAGATCGAATCGTTACTCAAGTGGTGCTGGCGGCTCAGGTGGCGATCGTCCTCACGCTGGTTGTTTGGAATGCAGCGAGATATAGAGTAGATAAACGAGTTATTTACTCGATAGGCATACCCATTGCGATTTTGGCGCAAATAGGTATGTTTTTTCTGCAACCGGGGCAGGTGGTTTGGCTGTACGCACTAAGCGTACTGAGAGGGATTGGAGCTTCAGTTGTTCTCCTAGTTCCATTTTCTATGTTGCCTGATGTGGTCGATCTGGATGAACTTTTGCATGGACAGCGTCGGGAAGGTATTTTTTATGGCTTTATGACTCAATTTCAGAAATTTGGAGCAGCGATCGCTCTATTTGGGGTTGGCAAATCACTAGACTGGGCAGGATTTGTGTCCAACGTTGCTGGACAGCAAGTTTTGGCTCAACCCGATGCCGCACTTTGGGTGATTCGCCTGATATTTGGGCCAGCCACAGCTCTCCTTTTAGGATTGAGTCTAGTTTTGGCTTACTTTTACCCGATTACCCGCCAAGACCATGCAATCATTTGTCTGAAGCTTAGCCAACGAAATTAG
- the psbN gene encoding photosystem II reaction center protein PsbN produces the protein MTALSIYTAFGSPNKKLSNPCEDCKD, from the coding sequence ATGACCGCTCTGTCAATTTATACAGCCTTCGGGTCGCCCAACAAAAAACTAAGCAATCCATGTGAGGATTGCAAAGATTAG
- a CDS encoding WD40 repeat domain-containing protein: MQIVNAAIAPNREGTLIASSSADRTVKLWDINTRELLQTLQGHTYWAHLAPMESV, translated from the coding sequence ATGCAGATTGTAAACGCAGCGATCGCTCCCAATCGAGAGGGCACGTTGATTGCCAGCAGCAGTGCCGATCGGACGGTAAAGTTGTGGGATATCAATACGAGAGAACTATTGCAAACCCTACAAGGGCATACCTATTGGGCGCACTTAGCGCCGATGGAAAGCGTCTAG
- a CDS encoding WD40 repeat domain-containing protein, translating into MGALSADGKRLASGSGDGTIKLWDVKTGECLTTLRTPRPYEGKNITGPTGLTGSQKIALKVLGAIELS; encoded by the coding sequence TTGGGCGCACTTAGCGCCGATGGAAAGCGTCTAGCCAGTGGTAGTGGCGACGGCACAATTAAGTTGTGGGATGTCAAGACAGGCGAGTGTTTAACTACGCTCAGAACCCCCAGGCCCTATGAAGGTAAGAACATCACAGGTCCCACTGGATTGACTGGATCGCAAAAAATAGCATTGAAGGTGTTGGGAGCCATAGAGTTAAGCTGA
- a CDS encoding S8 family serine peptidase gives MPEVKFGRKDEPSISLRRSDDLIAVRTRSTRSLRRGPVQSSAAAEVADGQLVLDFPEAGVEVYRVDASSGRRTLDERKQSLRMMPDIRFAGGVFVDEASNEPYIYTENLFIKFIDEADPEDCQAVIREAGLTVKEELTYATNAFFVAAPEGTGAQIFDLAVSLLNRSDVEFCHPELLRRRAKKGIFPPQWHLKTTTVNGILIAASANVEAAHLITKGTGTTIAVIDDGIDIDHPELSRTGKAIATRDATLGTSDPRPKDFDRRYPDNHGTACAGVACADGAFGASGVAPEAKLIPIRLASGLGSQQEANAFRWAADNGADVISCSWGPADGEWWNLGDPQHKHFEPLPASTRLALDYATTKGRGGKGCVILFAAGNGNESVDNDGYASYGGVIAVAACNDRGKRSVYSDYGKAVWCCFPSSDFGHPPFNHPDALTTGIWTIDRVGARGYNPGNSQLGDAGGNYANDFGGTSSACPGAAGIAALVLSVNPNLKGTEVRDILRQACDKIDPQGGQYDAQGRSDFYGYGRLNAETAVKLAKPKPTNSILISRNFNQPLPDLQSVQVSIDVAETQPIGRLSVTIDILHTFIGDLEINLIPPSSLGAEKIVLHNRKGGATQNLKQVYDETLIPSLSNFKGKSIQGTWSLEIYDRAARDVGTLIGFGLELTLPNPIA, from the coding sequence ATGCCAGAGGTAAAATTTGGTAGAAAGGACGAACCTTCTATCTCTCTACGGCGCAGCGACGATTTAATTGCCGTGCGGACTCGATCCACCCGTTCCCTGCGGAGGGGGCCAGTTCAATCGAGCGCAGCCGCAGAAGTCGCTGACGGTCAGCTAGTTTTGGACTTTCCCGAAGCAGGGGTAGAAGTCTATCGCGTTGATGCAAGTTCCGGGCGACGCACTCTGGACGAACGCAAACAATCGCTTCGCATGATGCCTGACATCCGTTTTGCAGGTGGAGTTTTTGTGGACGAGGCATCCAACGAGCCATACATCTATACTGAGAACCTTTTTATTAAGTTTATTGATGAGGCCGATCCCGAGGATTGTCAAGCAGTTATTAGGGAGGCTGGACTGACTGTCAAGGAAGAACTGACCTATGCTACAAATGCCTTTTTCGTTGCCGCACCTGAAGGAACGGGAGCGCAGATATTCGATTTAGCTGTATCCTTATTAAATCGCAGCGATGTTGAATTCTGCCATCCAGAGCTTTTGCGCCGTCGTGCCAAAAAAGGTATATTCCCACCCCAATGGCACCTCAAGACAACCACGGTTAACGGCATTCTCATTGCAGCTAGCGCCAATGTTGAGGCTGCGCATCTCATCACTAAAGGGACTGGCACCACCATTGCCGTAATCGATGATGGTATTGATATCGATCATCCAGAATTAAGTCGAACGGGGAAGGCTATCGCAACCCGCGATGCAACGCTCGGCACGAGCGATCCGCGTCCTAAAGATTTCGATCGCCGCTATCCAGACAACCACGGCACGGCGTGCGCGGGTGTAGCCTGCGCGGATGGGGCGTTTGGGGCTTCAGGTGTCGCTCCAGAAGCTAAGTTAATCCCAATTCGCTTGGCATCTGGTTTGGGATCTCAACAAGAGGCAAACGCCTTCAGATGGGCTGCTGATAATGGTGCTGATGTCATTTCTTGCAGTTGGGGGCCAGCAGATGGGGAATGGTGGAATCTTGGAGATCCCCAGCACAAACACTTCGAACCACTGCCTGCAAGCACGCGCTTAGCCCTGGACTATGCAACTACCAAGGGTAGAGGAGGGAAAGGATGCGTCATCCTATTTGCTGCTGGTAATGGTAATGAGAGCGTCGATAATGATGGATATGCCAGCTACGGAGGCGTAATTGCAGTTGCAGCCTGCAACGATCGCGGTAAGCGCAGCGTCTATAGCGACTACGGAAAAGCAGTGTGGTGCTGTTTCCCTAGCAGCGATTTTGGACACCCCCCCTTCAACCATCCCGATGCCCTCACAACCGGGATCTGGACGATAGATCGAGTTGGGGCGCGGGGATACAATCCAGGCAATTCTCAGTTGGGAGATGCGGGTGGAAATTATGCTAATGACTTTGGTGGAACCTCCAGTGCTTGTCCGGGCGCGGCAGGAATAGCAGCTTTAGTGCTTTCTGTTAACCCAAATCTGAAGGGAACAGAAGTGCGCGATATTTTGCGCCAAGCCTGCGATAAAATCGATCCGCAGGGCGGACAGTATGATGCGCAAGGTCGAAGCGATTTCTACGGTTACGGTCGCTTAAACGCTGAAACAGCCGTGAAGCTTGCCAAACCCAAACCCACAAACTCTATCCTCATCAGTCGCAATTTTAACCAGCCTCTCCCGGACTTACAATCAGTGCAAGTCTCAATTGATGTGGCTGAAACTCAACCAATCGGCAGGCTCTCCGTTACAATCGATATTCTGCATACCTTCATAGGCGATCTGGAAATAAACCTGATACCCCCTAGCAGCTTGGGCGCAGAGAAAATTGTCTTGCACAACCGCAAAGGTGGCGCAACTCAGAACCTGAAACAGGTTTATGATGAGACTCTAATTCCATCCCTATCAAATTTTAAGGGGAAGAGCATTCAAGGAACGTGGTCGCTTGAGATTTACGATCGCGCTGCCCGTGATGTGGGAACTTTGATCGGTTTTGGTTTGGAATTAACTTTACCGAACCCGATCGCTTGA